The following coding sequences lie in one Stenotrophomonas rhizophila genomic window:
- the zupT gene encoding zinc transporter ZupT: MLEISAENVWVALGVTLAAGLATGLGSLMVLFSRRPNPRLLAFGLAFAGGAMVFVSLTEILNKAIDSFTQAYDARLGFAYGTAAFLAGVLLIVVIDHLIPNPHESLDKQDPVFRDNNKAYIKRVGLLTAIAITAHNFPEGLATFFATLESPSVGMPLAFAIAIHNIPEGIAIAVPVYFATQNKWYAFGASLLSGLAEPVGAAIGYFALSGMLNHATFGWVFGLISGVMVFLALDELLPAAKRYAKGHETVYGLVAGMGSLAISLVLFKW; the protein is encoded by the coding sequence ATGCTCGAAATTTCCGCTGAAAATGTCTGGGTCGCGCTTGGCGTGACCCTGGCCGCCGGCCTGGCCACGGGCCTGGGCAGCCTGATGGTGCTGTTCTCGCGACGCCCCAACCCCCGGCTGCTGGCCTTCGGGCTGGCCTTTGCCGGCGGTGCGATGGTGTTCGTGTCGCTTACCGAGATCCTGAACAAGGCGATCGATTCGTTCACCCAGGCCTACGATGCCCGGCTGGGCTTCGCCTACGGCACGGCCGCGTTCCTGGCCGGCGTGCTGCTGATCGTGGTGATCGACCACCTGATCCCGAACCCGCACGAAAGCCTGGACAAGCAGGACCCGGTCTTCCGCGACAACAACAAGGCCTACATCAAGCGGGTGGGCCTGCTGACCGCGATCGCCATCACCGCGCACAACTTTCCCGAGGGCCTGGCCACGTTCTTTGCCACGCTGGAAAGCCCGTCGGTGGGCATGCCGCTGGCGTTCGCCATCGCCATCCACAACATTCCCGAAGGCATTGCCATCGCGGTGCCGGTGTATTTCGCCACCCAGAACAAGTGGTATGCCTTCGGCGCCAGCCTGCTGTCGGGCCTGGCCGAGCCGGTCGGCGCGGCCATCGGCTACTTCGCGCTGTCGGGCATGCTCAACCACGCCACGTTCGGCTGGGTGTTCGGCCTGATCTCGGGGGTGATGGTGTTCCTGGCCCTGGACGAACTGTTGCCGGCGGCCAAGCGCTACGCCAAGGGCCACGAAACCGTGTACGGCCTGGTGGCCGGCATGGGCAGCCTGGCGATCAGCCTGGTGTTGTTCAAGTGGTGA